A window of the Sandaracinaceae bacterium genome harbors these coding sequences:
- a CDS encoding glycosyltransferase family 4 protein, whose protein sequence is MSTDRAPAVLRSLHVACMPFPTPQGTQAIVAMMVRALREAGHDAALLTYAHGVATPGAPEPERLSDWPRVRATRSGPSLGKVALDLRMVAAVRRRLRRAPVDVVVAHNVEAAWACAGVGDVPVVYYAHTSMREELPHYARATYKRSARALGALLDRGACAGSAAVFALTPVLTERYAPLHAHVRCVPPPFERPPGAPPDRARARSILGLGRGDVVALYAGNLDAYQGLSVLLHALRQRGAWTCLVATDSDPTPLRAEAVRLGVAARIRWAPLATERDRAVVHAAADVALVPRRAPGGLPIKLLDALARGVPVVAGARALAGLPLTAAVTVVPDDDPAALAEAVVRVASGPAAANASEGGQHALDRAGLTPDDFATRFQQACANVVRVAPG, encoded by the coding sequence ATGTCGACTGACCGCGCGCCCGCCGTGCTGCGCAGCCTGCACGTGGCGTGCATGCCCTTTCCGACCCCGCAAGGGACGCAGGCCATCGTCGCGATGATGGTGCGTGCGCTCCGCGAGGCTGGTCACGACGCAGCGTTGCTGACCTACGCCCATGGCGTGGCGACGCCAGGCGCACCAGAGCCGGAGCGCCTCTCCGACTGGCCTCGCGTTCGCGCGACGCGCAGCGGTCCCTCGCTCGGCAAGGTCGCGCTCGACCTCCGCATGGTCGCGGCGGTCCGACGCCGGCTGCGGCGCGCGCCCGTGGACGTAGTCGTCGCGCACAACGTCGAGGCCGCTTGGGCCTGCGCGGGTGTGGGCGACGTGCCGGTGGTCTACTACGCGCACACCTCCATGCGCGAGGAGCTGCCGCACTACGCGCGCGCGACGTACAAGCGGTCGGCTCGTGCCCTCGGCGCGCTCCTGGACCGGGGCGCTTGCGCCGGCAGCGCGGCGGTCTTCGCGCTCACGCCCGTGCTGACCGAGCGCTACGCTCCGCTGCACGCGCACGTCCGCTGCGTGCCTCCGCCCTTCGAGCGCCCACCTGGCGCGCCACCGGATCGCGCGCGAGCCCGGTCCATCCTGGGGCTCGGTCGTGGCGACGTGGTCGCGCTCTACGCCGGCAACCTCGACGCGTACCAAGGGCTCTCGGTGCTGCTCCATGCGCTGCGGCAGCGAGGAGCGTGGACCTGCCTGGTGGCCACCGACTCCGACCCAACGCCCCTACGCGCGGAGGCCGTGCGCCTCGGGGTCGCGGCGCGCATCCGGTGGGCTCCACTCGCCACCGAACGGGACCGCGCCGTGGTCCACGCCGCGGCCGACGTCGCCCTCGTGCCCCGCCGTGCGCCGGGCGGGCTGCCCATCAAGCTGCTCGACGCGTTGGCGAGGGGTGTCCCGGTCGTAGCGGGGGCACGCGCGCTCGCTGGTCTGCCGCTCACCGCCGCCGTGACGGTGGTTCCGGATGACGACCCGGCGGCCCTGGCCGAGGCCGTCGTCCGCGTCGCATCAGGTCCCGCCGCAGCGAACGCCTCCGAAGGAGGGCAGCACGCGCTAGACCGTGCGGGGCTCACGCCAGACGACTTCGCGACGCGCTTCCAGCAGGCCTGCGCCAATGTCGTGCGCGTCGCGCCGGGGTAG